The following coding sequences lie in one Oncorhynchus masou masou isolate Uvic2021 unplaced genomic scaffold, UVic_Omas_1.1 unplaced_scaffold_532, whole genome shotgun sequence genomic window:
- the LOC135535923 gene encoding protein FAM83G-like yields the protein MALSQVQCLDEHHINWRVTESKPEFFYSEDQRLALEALLTGGREAFSSYLSEHDLRHFLSEPELLRLARTVEAYRPGSEHLKAEAGAGSASPKEYDGGNGPLSLQYWPDRSEGSIPDLDLGWPDAVSYRGVTRVNVHTQPPADGQTHIKEVVRKAISQAQKVIAVVMDQFSDVDIYKDLLDAAYKRRVPVYIVIDTSAVSCFLDMCCRANMHQGHLK from the exons ATGGCTCTGTCTCAGGTGCAGTGTCTCGATGAGCATCACATCAACTGGCGCGTGACCGAGTCCAAACCCGAGTTCTTCTACAGCGAGGACCAGCGGCTCGCGCTCGAGGCTCTGCTGACCGGGGGGCGAGAGGCCTTTAGCAGCTACCTCAGTGAACATGACCTCCGACACTTCCTGTCTGAACCGGAGCTCCTGCGGCTGGCGCGCACCGTGGAGGCCTACCGGCCTGGAAGCGAGCACCTCAAGGCCGAGGCTGGAGCGGGCAGCGCGTCCCCGAAGGAGTATGACGGGGGCAATGGGCCACTGTCATTACAGTACTGGCCCGACCGCTCTGAAGGTTCTATACCCGACCTGGACCTGGGCTGGCCCGACGCCGTGTCATACCGAGGAGTGACACGTGTCAACGTGCACACTCAGCCCCCAGCTGATGGACAAACACACATCAAGGAGGTGGTCCGGAAGGctatatcacaggctcagaag gttatagcagtagtaatggatCAGTTTAGTGACGTTGACATCTACAAGGACCTGTTAGATGCGGCCTATAAGAGAAGAGTTCCTGTCTACATCGTCATCGACACATCTGCTGTTTCCTGCTTCCTGGACATGTGTTGTAGAGCCAACATGCACCAGGGACacctcaag